Proteins encoded by one window of Sulfurospirillum barnesii SES-3:
- a CDS encoding L-lactate permease, producing MGLGMQALFAALPIIASGILLVGLRMKAKTAMPIVYVMTALIALFVWEVSFNRVLASTLQGVVITIAVLWIIFGAILLLNTLKHSGAVAVIRNGFNGVSADRRIQLIIVCWLFGAFIEGASGFGTPAAIAAPLMVALGFPAAAAVMLGMMVQSTPVTFGAVGTPILIGVNSGLDKAGITTRLGEVGSSWDVYLQTVVTNVAITHAIVGVLIPSFMVMMLTRFFGKNASWSEGLAAVPFAIFGGLAFVIPYAMTGIILGPEFPSIIGALVGLPIVVMGAKSGFLVPKQSWDFPPASEWPAHWIGQIEIRLDTLTEKTKKMSLLVAWLPYVMVAGILVLTRVSPELKKFLLSFKVAFVNILGEKGISGSIEPLYLPGGIIVFVVLLTYFLHGMKAKEMSAAIGESTKVLLGAGFVLIFTVPLVRILINSGVNGAGFASMPIVMAQYVSTTVGSIYPVFAPFVGAIGAFIAGSNTVSNMMLAQYQFGVAEGIGVSTALMVALQAVGAAAGNMVAIHNVVAASATVGLLGQEGETLRKTAIPTAYYCLFAGILGLIGMYVLGATDPLFIAK from the coding sequence TTTATTCGTGTGGGAGGTTTCTTTTAACAGAGTTCTTGCTTCAACATTGCAAGGCGTGGTGATTACGATTGCGGTATTGTGGATTATTTTTGGAGCAATTTTGCTTTTAAATACATTGAAGCATTCAGGTGCCGTAGCCGTTATTCGTAACGGTTTTAACGGTGTTAGTGCCGATAGACGAATCCAACTCATTATTGTCTGTTGGTTGTTTGGTGCTTTTATCGAAGGTGCGTCTGGTTTTGGAACGCCTGCTGCGATTGCTGCTCCTTTGATGGTAGCCCTAGGTTTTCCTGCAGCAGCAGCGGTAATGCTTGGTATGATGGTTCAAAGCACACCTGTTACTTTTGGTGCTGTTGGAACGCCAATTCTTATTGGTGTCAATAGTGGGCTTGATAAAGCAGGCATTACAACTCGTTTAGGTGAAGTAGGTTCTAGTTGGGATGTGTATTTGCAAACAGTAGTGACAAATGTTGCGATAACACATGCGATTGTAGGTGTCTTAATCCCCTCTTTTATGGTCATGATGCTTACGCGTTTTTTTGGAAAAAACGCTTCATGGTCTGAAGGCTTGGCTGCCGTTCCCTTCGCTATTTTTGGTGGTTTGGCTTTTGTAATCCCTTATGCGATGACAGGTATTATACTTGGACCTGAATTTCCTTCTATTATTGGTGCACTTGTAGGGCTTCCTATTGTTGTTATGGGTGCAAAAAGTGGATTCTTAGTGCCTAAGCAATCTTGGGATTTTCCACCAGCAAGTGAATGGCCAGCCCATTGGATTGGTCAAATCGAAATTAGGTTAGATACATTAACTGAAAAAACAAAAAAAATGTCACTTTTGGTAGCATGGTTACCGTATGTTATGGTTGCGGGTATTTTAGTATTGACCCGTGTGAGCCCTGAACTCAAAAAATTCTTACTCTCTTTTAAAGTTGCGTTTGTAAATATTTTAGGTGAAAAAGGAATTAGTGGTTCTATTGAGCCTCTTTATTTGCCTGGCGGTATTATTGTTTTTGTTGTTTTATTGACCTATTTTCTACATGGCATGAAAGCCAAAGAGATGAGTGCAGCAATTGGTGAGTCAACCAAAGTGCTTTTGGGTGCTGGTTTCGTGCTTATTTTTACCGTTCCATTGGTTCGTATTTTAATTAACTCTGGTGTAAATGGTGCAGGTTTTGCTTCTATGCCCATTGTTATGGCGCAATACGTTTCAACAACCGTTGGTAGCATCTATCCTGTTTTTGCTCCATTTGTAGGTGCGATTGGTGCGTTTATCGCAGGAAGTAATACGGTTTCTAATATGATGTTGGCTCAATACCAATTTGGTGTGGCTGAGGGTATTGGTGTTTCTACTGCGTTGATGGTTGCGCTTCAAGCCGTAGGTGCAGCTGCGGGTAATATGGTGGCTATCCACAACGTTGTTGCAGCATCTGCAACCGTTGGACTTTTGGGACAAGAGGGTGAGACCTTACGTAAAACGGCTATTCCAACAGCATATTACTGCCTTTTTGCTGGTATTTTAGGACTCATTGGTATGTATGTTTTAGGTGCAACAGATCCTCTTTTTATCGCAAAATAA